The Falco biarmicus isolate bFalBia1 chromosome 1, bFalBia1.pri, whole genome shotgun sequence DNA segment ACATGTGCCTCCCATATCATTGCACATTATTCTGAGCAGCTTGACGGGAATTAAGAGTTCACACACGGACAGCAAAGGCAGACTTGATTAAAGCCCAGAGGAAGTCAGCACCGTTCCTTTCACATGTGCTAGGTTGCTTCAACCCCAAATCTAGCAGATGGCTAGGTAGTTCCCACTAAAAACTAAAATACTAAACCTGCAGCAACGCATTTAGCAATCCACCACAGGCAACGCTAGAACATCCATGGCTGCGCACTTTGAACTGCCGTTCTAACCATGAACCGATTCTCCTCATGCCTCAAACTCAGGTGTGTGAAACACCTCAGGCAGCAAAGGCCCCGTTACCCACAGAGCTGTGGATCTACGTTCTCCAGTCTGCCCAAGCATGTGGGTAATACTGGGGGGATGACACCTCCCAAAGAAAAGGTCACATCTTGAAATATATCATTCAGTCCATGTTCCAAAATTGAGACCTCTCACCAAGTaaggaattatttctttcatacttgcaaagctttagaaaacacagaaaatttgtTTCAATACCAAGAGTTCACAGCAGTCAGCATTATAATGAGTTCCTAACCCATGTGTGTTGTTTCACAGGAAAGTCACGGAtgacatggaaaataaaagcttaaagTGTTTAGAGATCAGGTTAAGTAAAGGCcaagaaaataacaacaaaaaaaataatcaaaagttCATAGAGTCATAACTtcataataatataataaaagagtgtattaaaattatttgcccCATCTTTATGTAGAGatcatacatatttaaaatactatttcccAGGTAAAcatgtaataaaaatgttattcacATAGCAATTAAGATATCCTGCATTACAAGATTCTTTTAGAAAGCTTCTTTCTCATTACACTGTGTTCAAGTATATCAGTCAGGTGAATGAGTCAGTAGTATAAAAAGCTTCTTTTACgttttctgctgcagcatcttCCCCACCCAGTTTCTCCTGGGCATCCAGTTCATGTTCTGCAAGCACACAAACCCATTTACTGTATTCCTGGATTTAGAAAGGCCACTTTTTTGTAGACAAAGGGAACTGCAAGCAGCAAGGGCCCCACGTCCAGCCACTTACTGGCTCAGTCGGAATCATCATCACAACCATCACTGCCTTCCAGATCGCTGCTGTTCTGTaaagtcaaatgaaaaatggtttgtcaatatttcatttatttctagaGACCGACCCAAATCAAAGACATTGATTTTAAACTTCTCCAAAAGTGTAAGAAAATGGGGCTAGATCCCAACTTCATGTCTTAGACCTATCTATTATAACAAACTTCTGTGATGGTATACCAATAATGCTTCttgtagcaaaaaaaaaccctgtacgTTGGATTACACTCAGCAGAGAAGAGATTTCTTCTCATTTATATTTACAACTGTATGATTACAACCTCCAGTATGTGGGTAACTTAAAAGTGTGATAATAGCATGAAATAGTGATGTTTAAAACAACACAGGTGAGACAAGTTAacaagtgtttttttcatgcaaGACCCTCAAAAGCTACATTTGTTATATTGTCTAAAGCCAGATTTGAGAACTTTTGTCTGCTGCAAAGAATTTATGTCCAAACTCTACTAGAGATATGCAAGGGCTCATTAatacttgtttaaaaattaaatcagtcgTACAAAGTAGTATAGGGGAAACACTACAAATGTTAGCAACTTACAAGGAAAGCAAAGTCTGAGTTCTTAACTGGGAGCCACTCCTTCACAGGTGAGTCAATATGGTGTGATAAATTTGAGGGGGTTCTGTAATTTTTTGAAGTAAGTATTTTGACTGGTATGATTGGCATCAAAGGATTTTACAAAGAAAGGCTAACATAACAATATGTCTGTAGTTACTCTTTTTTCCTCACCCCTACTTGCTGAAAACATAAACCTCCAAATCCCATGAATTTAAAATTGACAATTTAATATCCTACTACAAAACACATTCTGAGACTGAGACAGTTGACTTTGTAACAGCAAGCACAGCTCATTGAAGTGCAAACAGCCTGCAGATTCTCAAAGGAGTCTGTCATATCATCCCTTATTTATCCTTCTCCACACAGCTTGTGCCAACTGTGATGCCCGGACTGTATTCGGTCAAGTTTATCTAAAGCAAGCAGACCTGCCTCCTGCTAGCAATACATCAGCGATTCGGAACCTGTCAGCAGTTAAGTCCTGTCAACATTACCATCAAGACCTCTGACTCTCTGCACCACATGGTCTCCTCAAGTCCCATTTAACCAAACTAATGTGGCATTTGTCATAACCTCCCGTCACAAATGTCCTCATACAGCACTATACCTCAGAAAAACAATTACCACAGGTACAAAAATAATCCTGAGAAATTTCTGCTATCTTGCTTGTACCATTCAACAAGGCTGTAAATTTTCTATGTCGAAACTCTTTCTCatactcaaaacaaaaaaaaaagcagagttgGGATTAAACCTAATGCTCTTCAGAGCAAGATCATTAGCTacacaaaatgaaagtaattttaaggaCTCCATTAAGTGAAGAAAAGgtcattattttcttatgtGCTGCACTGCACAGAAGTTTTAGCCCTGCCCATGATTCGTCCTTCAAGAATTTGCCAGCCTTCTGACAAAACTGAATCACACACAGGACTGTGAGGTATTCCGCAACCGAAAAATTGTAGGCCAGCACTGCGGGTGTGGTGTGCCTAGTATGCTTAGATTTAGTGCGTGGTGGTTATTGATTTTTAAGTTCCACAGGGTCTTCTCATCTTATGGGTTTATTCCTGCTTTTGCACAGGAAGATCAATTTCACTGATTATCTGTAAGAGACAGTTAAGACCTCATTTAGCCATTCATACAGGTCTCGATTTATGGGACAATTGATTGCACTACCTTTGCACGGTTAGGATATCGCGGCTGTTGAACATGGTGTCACTGGGCAGGCATCACCTTCAATACTCGTTAGGCTGAAGGCTATGTTTTTGGTAAACAGTCGGGCCTTGTGTTTGCCGAGTTCCTTTTACAGATTTAAATCTTTCTAGTGAGCGCACCTGGGTTGGGTCAACAGAGCACGTTGGAATGCTCGATCTTGTTGTAGTTAGGGCATTAGTTTGTCTGTTAATGGTGCTTGGTGGTAAGACTCCAGCAGGACTTGCTTCAAAGTCAGATCAGATTGACGAGGGACTCGTCCAATCAAGCACTATTGTATTTTAAATCACTCCAGCAGttgttaatttaaataaatactttgtgATTTTAACTTCAGATTCCTCATGTGGTTTCCAACCTACTTGTAGCATGCCCCAAACatctttttactctttttcttgtGAGGTTATTCTACATctcaaccagaaaaaaaaccctaacttaaactgacattttctttctgttgaaaaCCTATTCTATGCCTTTGTTCTATTGCAACTTCCAGCTGACAGCAGTTCCTGTTGTCAGAAATAAGGTTCCACTACTTTATTCAGTAGGAGTTGCTCTGAGGACCTATTTTGAGCTCATGGCAGgtttacctgaaaaaaaacccaacggCCCTAAAATTTCCTCAGTTCCAAATCTTACCTAGTGAACAGTGCATTACACAAAAAGAATTAGCCCAAAATCAGAGTGGTTTTGGTATTTAATACCAGATAATAAATACCAGAGCTGGTATTTAAAGGCAAATTGTCAAGCCGAAAACTAGTCTCTCAAACAGCTTCACAATAGCAAAGGCTGGTAAGGCGTCCACAGTTCCTGTTGCCAGTTTATAATTCTGCAAATTGGCCTGTGCTTTAAGGcattccttcctcctgccctcagctgcCCCACGCAAAACCCTGCAAAAGTAACTTTGCATAGTTCATTCCACCATCATCAAGTGCTCAAAGATGGAAAAGATAACTACACATCATACTCCAGATGCCTGTCATCTTCCATGGCATattcatggaaaataaaaacgTTACTAAGGGAAAAGCCACTTCAACTTGACGGCTTCCATTTGATAAAATAATGGCTTCAATCATTACCTTTGAACTTTTGTTGTCAGCTTGCATCCCAACAGCAGAAGAGTTGAAGTCATGAATGGGGAGGGTGTTTAGCCAGTTTGCCATGgatttctcctccctttctgtGTTGATAATGGTAGGATAGATATACTGCTCTTTGAAAAGAGCaatcttctcctcctcctctgtccaCTCCAGTGGCTCATGCAGTCCATCATTTCCAAAACGCCTGttgtatttttcaaagtgtACTCTTTCCAAGACCAGCCCAAGTCCTGGGGCTTTGGGGACATCTactttctcctctccccagctgcgCTCTATGATAGACTCGGCGGCATAACCTTTCACAACAGCTATCACCAGCCCAATCATCTTCCTTATTTGGTGCATCATGAAACTCTGACCTTTCACTTTGATCACTGCAAATTCTACATTTTCCCTCACAAACGGCTCCCCACAGTACATCTCCATTATGTACCGCTTGGCACTGGGGTCCCTGGGTCCCTTCTGAGATGTGAAGTTATGGAAGTTATGCGTTCCTTTATAGCATGCAAGCAGTTCATTGACTTTTTCAAGAGTCTCTTTGTCCAGTCGATAAACCTCTTCTTCCACATCATGGTCTTTATGGGCAAAGGCAAACGTTGGCAGCATGTAAGAGTACGTTCTGGCATCACATTTGTTCTTGGAGTTGAATCCCCCCGTCACTCTCTTCAGACCTTGTTTTAAAAGTGACATTAGGTTTTTGAATCAGTAGGTTACAACCCAATTGTGATCTCGCTCCTACCaacaagaacatttttcaaataaaatacaatcaaaagatgtatttattttacaggaCTCTAATTTCAAACTAACCAAAACATATGGATTTATATTAAAACTGCTTATGAGTAAAATTATAATGGTAAGGGAGAGACCTTGTGCAGGAGAAAGCTCTtccttgaaaacattttctctgccCATTCCAGTATCCTTACCCAGAATTCTGATGTGAGAAGGAAGATGGTTATTGATCTTTTCTAAGATGTCATCTATTAGCCTGACCTTTAGCGACACAATCTGTCCAGCTGCAGACACCCCCTACAAGAAccacagaacaaacaaacatgTAATTCTGTACCTTGGCAGCTCTGGGGTAGCACTTGCAGAACTGTAACAGCCAAAGAACAAATTTATCCCTTTTTCTCACTGGTCATttcaggctgcagccagg contains these protein-coding regions:
- the PUS1 gene encoding pseudouridylate synthase 1 homolog isoform X1; translated protein: MLRWALRAVSCGLSAAGSAACGGPWRRLRNVGSMAQAPGLAAAQAKRLRSSSEAAARPAENGHRDKRLKGGADREGAEDPNKKSPKRKIVLLMAYSGKGYHGMQRNVGSSQFRTIEDDLVSALVQSGCIPENHGEDMKKMSFQRCARTDKGVSAAGQIVSLKVRLIDDILEKINNHLPSHIRILGLKRVTGGFNSKNKCDARTYSYMLPTFAFAHKDHDVEEEVYRLDKETLEKVNELLACYKGTHNFHNFTSQKGPRDPSAKRYIMEMYCGEPFVRENVEFAVIKVKGQSFMMHQIRKMIGLVIAVVKGYAAESIIERSWGEEKVDVPKAPGLGLVLERVHFEKYNRRFGNDGLHEPLEWTEEEEKIALFKEQYIYPTIINTEREEKSMANWLNTLPIHDFNSSAVGMQADNKSSKNSSDLEGSDGCDDDSD
- the PUS1 gene encoding pseudouridylate synthase 1 homolog isoform X2 → MAQAPGLAAAQAKRLRSSSEAAARPAENGHRDKRLKGGADREGAEDPNKKSPKRKIVLLMAYSGKGYHGMQRNVGSSQFRTIEDDLVSALVQSGCIPENHGEDMKKMSFQRCARTDKGVSAAGQIVSLKVRLIDDILEKINNHLPSHIRILGLKRVTGGFNSKNKCDARTYSYMLPTFAFAHKDHDVEEEVYRLDKETLEKVNELLACYKGTHNFHNFTSQKGPRDPSAKRYIMEMYCGEPFVRENVEFAVIKVKGQSFMMHQIRKMIGLVIAVVKGYAAESIIERSWGEEKVDVPKAPGLGLVLERVHFEKYNRRFGNDGLHEPLEWTEEEEKIALFKEQYIYPTIINTEREEKSMANWLNTLPIHDFNSSAVGMQADNKSSKNSSDLEGSDGCDDDSD